The following is a genomic window from Quadrisphaera sp. RL12-1S.
GGGGCCGTCGGCACCGGCCACGACGCCCAGGGCGTCGGTGAGGCGGCCGAGGTCGTCGATGCGCCGCTCGAGGCGGCGGCGGGTGCCGGTGCGCTCGGAGAAGCCCATGTCGAGCTGGTCCGGGGCCACGAGGCGCCAGCCCGCGGCCGCCGCGCGCGGCAGCAGGGAGCGCCACAGGTAGGACCACGTCGGGTTGCCGTGCACGGCCAGGAGTACGCCCACCGGCTCCGCGCCGGTGGCCTCGCGCACCGCGTCGGCGCCGTCGAGCAGGTGGACGGTGCGCAGGACGCCGTCGGCGTCGGTGAAGGAGACCAGGCGCGACCAGGCCGGGTCCAGGCCGGGGAGGCCGGCCGGGGGGAGCGCCGCGGGGGCGCGGGTCACCAGACGATCTCGCAGAAGGCCGAGTTCAGGCCCGAGCCGACGCCCAGGCACAGCACCCGGTCACCCGGCTCGAGCGAGTCGACCTCGCGCGCCAGGGTCATCGGCAGCGAGGCGGGCCCCACATTGCCGAGCACGGGGTAGCTCTCGGGCACCTTCGACCACGGCACGCCCGTGCGGTCGACCAGCGCCGCCATGTGGATCTTGGAGACCTGGTGGAACACGTAGCGCGCCACGCCGCTGCTCCAGCCCCACTCCTCGTCAGCGGCGTCGAACGCCTCGCCGACCAGGGCCACGCCGTGCTCGAGCAGCCCGCGCCCGTCGGCCACCATCTGCTCGGCGCTCGCCACGCACAGGCCGTGGTGGGAGCTGCCGCTGCGCGCCACGCCACCGCGGATGCGGTGCCCCTCGGGGTGGGCGTCGGCGGGACCGAGGACGGCGGCGACCGCCCCGGAGCCCAGCGTCAGGGACGCGAACTCGTCCAGGTACTCCTGGCGCGTCACCGGCTGGTGGGCCAGGCGGTCCAGCGTCCTGTCGAACATCGGGCTGATGTCCTCCGCGCCGACGACCACGGCGTAGCGGACGTGGCCGGCGTCGATCATCGCCGAGGCGGTCTGCAGGCCGTTGACGAAGCCGAGGCAGGCGTTGGTGATGTCGAAGTTCATCGCCGAGGTCGGCAGTCCCATCGCCTCGTGCACGACGGCGGAGACCGCGGGCTCGAGGTGGTAGCGCGTCACCGAGGTGTTGATCACCAGGCCGACGTCCGAGGCGTCGACCCCGGCCTCGGAGAGCGCCTTGGAGCCAGCGGTGGCCGCGGCCTCCCCGCAGGTGACGTCCCCGGCGTAGAGCCGCCGCTCGCGGATGCCGGTGACCCGCTCCAGCAGGCCGGGGCGGATGCCGAGCCTCTTCATGGTGCCGGCGAGGCGCTCGTCGAGCTCGCCGGACGTGACCACGACCGGTGCCTCGATGGCGTTGATGGAGAGCAGAGCGGTGTTGGCCGCCCGCCAGCTCGTGTTGCCGTTCACGCACACCTCGTTCCAGGGCTCAGGACCCTTGAGGTTAACGGTCCTGGCGGGGTGCTGCCCCTTCCGCCAGAAGCACGAGGGCCCGGCCACCACTGGTGACCGGGCCCTGCTCGCGGTGCGCGAGGGGGGAGTTGAACCCCCACGCCCTTTCGGGCACACGGACCTGAACCGTGCGCGTCTGCCTATTCCGCCACTCGCGCGAGCAGCAGGAAAACTAGCACGCCCGAGCCGGGGCGCTGCGCGACGGCCCCGCCGGGGGGGCACCGCGGGGCCGCCGCCGCGCGCGGGAAGGGCCAGGACCCAGCACCCGGGCGGCGCCCCGACTACGATCCGCAGACCGGCTGCCGCACGTGAGGGGAGGGGCCGTGGGAGTGCTCGACCGCTTCGAGCGCAGCGTCGAGCGCGTGGTCAACGGCGTCTTCGCGAAGGCCTTCAAGAGCGAGGTGCAGCCCGTGGAGCTGGCCAGCGCCCTGCGTCGCGAGGTCGACACCACCTCCGCGGTGGTCGGTCCCGGCCGCACGCTGGTGCCCAACGCCTTCACCATCGACCTCGGCCCTGCGGACCACGAGCGGCTCTCGTCCTGGGAGGACGCGCTGGCCGCGGAGCTCGCCACCGCGGTCACCGACCACGCCCGCGCCCAGCGGTACTCCTTCTCGGGACCGGTCAGCGTGCGGCTCCAGCTGGACGAGGAGCTCGCGACCGGCGTCTTCCGCGTGCGCAGCGCCCGCGTGCGCGGCGGCATCGCCCCGGCCACCTCCGCCGTGGCCACCCCCTCCCACCCCGTGCTCGAGGTGGACGGCCGCAGCTACCAGATGGCCTCGGAGCGCACCGTCATCGGTCGCGGCAGCGAGTGCGACGTCGTGGTCGACGACCCCGGCACCTCGCGCCGGCACCTGGAGGTGGTCCGCAGCGGCGGGCGCACCACC
Proteins encoded in this region:
- a CDS encoding 3-oxoacyl-ACP synthase III, whose amino-acid sequence is MNGNTSWRAANTALLSINAIEAPVVVTSGELDERLAGTMKRLGIRPGLLERVTGIRERRLYAGDVTCGEAAATAGSKALSEAGVDASDVGLVINTSVTRYHLEPAVSAVVHEAMGLPTSAMNFDITNACLGFVNGLQTASAMIDAGHVRYAVVVGAEDISPMFDRTLDRLAHQPVTRQEYLDEFASLTLGSGAVAAVLGPADAHPEGHRIRGGVARSGSSHHGLCVASAEQMVADGRGLLEHGVALVGEAFDAADEEWGWSSGVARYVFHQVSKIHMAALVDRTGVPWSKVPESYPVLGNVGPASLPMTLAREVDSLEPGDRVLCLGVGSGLNSAFCEIVW
- a CDS encoding FhaA domain-containing protein, whose product is MGVLDRFERSVERVVNGVFAKAFKSEVQPVELASALRREVDTTSAVVGPGRTLVPNAFTIDLGPADHERLSSWEDALAAELATAVTDHARAQRYSFSGPVSVRLQLDEELATGVFRVRSARVRGGIAPATSAVATPSHPVLEVDGRSYQMASERTVIGRGSECDVVVDDPGTSRRHLEVVRSGGRTTVHDLGSTNGTVVDGRRLDEAGGRSAVLHDGSRIQLGRTTVVFHSGSGADDADADGEW